ATCATTAAGGCCAGGGGCAGGCCCAATGCTCCTTTAAATTTggtctttattttatttcattgcaATCCATTTCCAAATTAACTAGCCTTTTAGAGGCATACAAATAAGTAGAAAATCGTAGCTATTTCAAAATTGCTACTAGCCTCGCCGGAATAACTCACACGCGCGGATTGTCAACAATGGGCTACTAAACATAATTAGAAATTGGGAGGGCCATTTAGCAAACTCCACGGTCCTCTTTAAGATCATATTACATTAGAATCTTTGAGTTCGATTTAATTGAATaaacattcttaaactcgggtgcgcattgatgcgacccaaatccaaatctcgatgaagtcgaaatgtgtcaataaccgcgggtgcattgattgcgacgtggtttgaaACGCATTCTCGCGACATCGTAATCTTCgtaaataaataatgatagaaaagaggtttACAAATCGAGACGGGCCTTACcacacaaaataaataaatgtggggccctcaataattagttattaaaaatgattagaatttgggatggccatttagcgaactccacggtctTCCCCAGAATAATATTACGTGAGAacctttaggcgcgatttaattaaattacttccttaaactcgggtgcgcattgatgcgacccaaattcaaatctcgacgaagtcgaaatgtgttgacgaccatgggtgcattgattgtgacgtggtttgaaacatgttttcacgacgtcgcaattcttttaaaataaataatgataaaaacgGTTTACGAATagaaggcacataagctagcatgtattgaaatcagataaaatcaaatacaacagttaagcgaccgtgctaaaaccacggaatccgggaatgactaacaccttctcccgggttaacagaattccttacccagatttctggttcgcagactgttaacagagtcatatttttccttggttcgggattcaatcggtgacttgggacaccattaatctctcaagtggcgactctgaataattaataattaaatcccgttccaattgtcctttaaatggaaaaactcctttacgcccttccgggggtgtaggtgaaaaaggaggtgtgacagtcggCCCACTTCATTCCAGTGGCGACTACTTATACAGTAGAGAGGTATGCTCAGATCTACATTCGAGAGATAGTCCGGTTGCACGGTGTatctatttccatcatatcagatagaggccatcatttcacttcccatttctggagagccgttcagaatgagttagggacccgtgtagatctTAGCACAACATTTCAGCCTCACACCGACGGGCAATCAGAGCGGACAGTTTAGATTTTGGAAGATATTCTTAGGggatgtgtgattgactttggagggcagtgagatcagttcttgcccttggcggagtttgcgtacaacaacaactaccagaccagcatagagatggctccatacaaggctttatatggtcgacggTGTCGTTCTCCTCTCGGGTGGTTTGAGTCTGGTAAGGCTAAGTTATACGATACAGATTTGGTGCAttatgccttggacaaggtaaagttgatccaggagagacttcgcacagcttagtccaaacagaagagttacgcagatcagaaagcgcgtgatgtatcatttatggttggcgagaaggtcctcttgaaagtctcgccaatgaagggtgttatgagattcgggaagaaggaaaagctgagcccaaggtttattggtccatttgaggtgttgaggcgagttggggaggtttcttacgagcttgctttaccccccagtttatcgggagttcacccagtttttcacgtgtctatgcttcggaggtatcatgctgacttgtcccatgtgttagatttcagtactattcagctggatgagagtttgagttatgaggaggagccagttgccattgttgatagacaagATCGCCGGTTAAGATCAAAGAGAATTACAGCAGTAAAGCACCAATGGAGGGGCAAACCAGTCAAGGGGGTGACCTGGGAGtacgaggaggacatgcggagcagatacccacatttattcagcacctcaggtacttttctatgtccgttcgaggacgaacgtttgtttaagaggtggagaatgtaatgccccgactggtcgttttgctttttaaaaCTTCgtccccctaaataaaacttctcgtgcttgctttaactaatttacaacatgcggggatggttggtttaggaTTTGGAAGAATTTTGGTTGAAATATGCtcacttgattccttaagatttCTTAAaaagctaagtttgactttggttaacctttttagcaaacggacccagatttgtattttgacggtcccaaaGGGTACGTGTAAAAATAgaggacctgggcgtatgcccggtatcgaattccgaggtccctaacccgagtaGTGAATTTTTGTTACAAATTGTTAaattgaaattctaaggatttaatgaAAATGAATAATTCTTGATCatgttggtatcaggcccgtatgtTGGTTTCAGAGTCcagtataggtccaatataatattttagtcttgtctgtgaaatttggtgagaaacacgactgatttgacatgattcggacatccggttgCAAAGATAGGAAATTTGAATGTTCTTAAGGatttcatgcgttttggtgttGAATCCGAGGTTTTAGGTGTTATTTCAATGATTTGATCACTCGAGAAAGTTTGTACGATGTTGTTGGACTTGTGTGAGTGTTCggagtggagccccgagggctcgggtgagtttcgggcatAGATTGGGAGTAGAAAAGCACACCAGATTTCTAGTGTTTTTGTTGCTGCtgcagatctcgcaattgcgagatattGATTGCAATTGCAAACTCGCAATAGCGAGGtgaacatcgcatttgcgatgaagccGGCTGGGGAcagtggtcgcatttgcgaaatattcttcgcatttgcgaacccagcagggtccgcatttgcgacccctccatcgcaattgcgatcaaggcAGAGGGAGgcccagttcgcatttgcgaaaatttcgtcgcaattgcgactttgcatttgcgagcctgaagtcgcaaatgcaacatcagAGGCCTGGTCACAGCTTTTAAAAAGGGGATttaggccatttatttcatttcacttctacacttaggcgatttgggagctttcaAATAGAGGATTTCAAcctagcattgtgaggtaagttattcctacttaatgtgagtttaatacttgggtttgggtagattaacacactaatattagtgaaaattatgggatttgagtgaaaacctagggttttgataaaagttagatttaaccacgaaatttgttatggaatgaagtataaatcatatattattgatccttagacTATAAAGAATAacttttttgaaaaaatttcagaatccaggcacgtggTCCCGGGGtcagattttaggaaacttgtgtttaaggttgggaaatCACTTTAGCAACTAAAATGCGAActcttgagcttgtattgactagttcctacctcatttaattAGTTCCGGATCGTTCGGCTCCAGATTGAGAGTTTGAGCTcattcttggtattggaagtacgctttggaacgaggtaagtctcctttctaaccttgtaagagggaattatcctcATAGGTATAATAATTGAATAAATTGCTATTATATGCGAgggctacgtatgcactaggtgacgagagtccgtgcgtagctactattatgctaagtccgggtagtctaagacccaaaagcatgctctatgtgatattcttgtaactttatgtttaattcggatttgtataaatcatgttgattagGGTAAACGAGACTAGTAAGAGGAACATTATCTTTCTTGgccttttaaagagaaattgattatttttgtgaGCAACTGCTTTCCCAGATATACATTATTGTCTgcttgttgttgtgttatttatATTTGATCGCGTCGCATGTTTGATTCGTAATCGGGGTAATAtatgcatttatggttcgcgtcgttcgacccttggcagtgcacaatttacttttatgttggatcgggctgtacgacccTCTGTATTACTTGCGCATGTTTCACTTAGTATTTTTCTGTGGACTGAACTTTGTATATGCCTTGAAATGTAAAAGGTTAACTATGAAATTATCTGAAAAAAGGAACTATTATTTCTTGCCATGAAATGCTAATTAATTgtactatccatgcttagtataAATTCTTTCTCATATTAATTGACCCTAGTAactatcaagtcgacctctcgtctctacttcttcgagattagacgggatacttactgggtacatattgtttatgtacttatactatacttctgtacttaattgtccaggatctgaggcaggtacctctggctatcagtctggtgcaTATTCCTGAGCAGATTTCAAGACTTCCATGGTGAGCTTCTTCCCTTCCTGTGTCGTTCAACAGCTAGATGGAGTCtctcttatttctttttgttgtctattctatttcggacAGTATGATAGAttgattcttttgtatattctactggttgcccacaacttgtgacatcaggtcttggcacacacattagtagactattcttctagggattgtataattattttggtaCATTACTGGTTATTACTCGTTCTAATCTTAACTTAAGGAATTATTGCAAGTAGGTTggtaaaagtaaaatgagagcTTATTTGGTATTTTCGCGAGTTGGCTTGCccgacaatggtgttgggcgccatcatgaactattatggaaatgggtcgtgacaatagcaGTACTTATAAAAATACtggtatgactttgatcttcatcatatttaaaagcgataATATGTTTTTGCATGCAataattatcatctatccaataatatgtaattgtcaaataatcatttctattaacaatatggctaatatcagaagttagagaaactctacaaggaaggtggtcaaacaaataacatatgtatgtttgatattgttCCATGAAGTCTAAAATAAGAGAACGAGTTGGACCGAGTGCACCAAAGTTCGAAATAAATTGAACActtaataatttttgaagtctTGAAATTGAACTTTGCAACTCCGATGTTACCACGAAGAAACGTCAAAGTTtaaacttcaaataataccataaataaaatttcaaaaaaaatgagAGCCAAATAGTTGGTTGCAATTTAGGTGAATAATGAGAGAATGACAATTGAGAATTATGGTTTGagaattgagagatgagtgaaaaatgaagaagagggggaTATATTTATAGTTTTTTAAAGGGCCAAATTAGTAAATACTAAaagtgttatttttttaaaaaatgctgAAAAAGGGATATTCTAGCAAAATATCTGTTGGGCAACGGTCAAAATAGTAGCTGACCATTGCCAATGGTCaactatatttaaaaaaaataaaaaataaaaatagtcgTTGAATCGGTCCGGATCGATCCAGTTAACTGGTTCGAACTTGACTTAACAATACCGGTTCTGACCTGTTCGGTTAACTGATACCTCTATCCTACCCGGCACAATCCGTTCCCCATCCTAACCCATCCCTGTCTGGCCCCCTACCTACTGGTCTGATCCGGTCTAAAATCGGTCTGGGACGGTCTAGAACCGGATCAACCCGGCCCATTTGACACCTTTATTTTACACCAAGCCCATTCAAAGTTTTCATCGGTTGTCTAATCAGTTAGTCATATCAATACCAAACAAAACCAAATTACTGATTTTATTATATGGAAAAAGGTCAAAAGTATCCCTTTAGTACGAAATTGGTACAAAAATATCCTTCGTCCATCCATTTGAATAAAATGCACCTATAGTTATTTCTTTTGGCTCAACATTACCCTTATTACTAacaaaaaattctaaaaaaaataaaatttaattaatatccaCATGTCACCGTTGCATTGGTATAACTTAAACGTCAATCAAAATATAATTAAACTTACCCATAACCCGTCAAAATATTGACCTGCTCCTTTAGAATCCAACTCTCTCTCTAGTAAAAAATTTCTAGGTATTATTAGTATATCATATGAACCCCGTGTGTATGAaattgcacaataggtgtcacACGGAGCAGAAAAGCTACATATTAATAGGAGAAATagcaaaataaattaaaaataaaaatacacattGCATAAAtagtaaaaattgaagaaaaaaaatcattagATTTTCACAGAGGAATAACAAAAAGTAGTGAAGAAAACCCCtagaaattttaaataaaaaaaaattatacaataAAGAATACCCATTACATAAACAAAAAGAATCTAAACTTTTTTCATTAAGAAGAATATGACAATTCCTTCCGTTTTCcataaaatttattctaaaagAGAACTCAATTTTGAGTTTGCCTCATGAATAATCATAGACATACACTCGTCAAAAAATGCTCACTAAAATAAAATGGGGAAGAGGCAGAGGGGTCAATATCCGAGCGGATTACGAGTGGGTTTAATTATAATTTGGCTTAGGGTTTACGTTAGGCCAATGGGAATGGGACGATGACACATggatattaatttatttatttttttgaattttttgttaatAATAAAAGTAATGTTGAGCCAAAAAAAATACGGTTGGGACATTTTTATTCAGATAAGTGGACAAAGGACATTATTGTACCAATTTCAATATTTAGGTGCAGTGCGGATCCTTTTCTGTTTTTTATATTGTACTTGCACCTCAAATTGGTTTGGATTGATTCCATTTTGTGGGTCTTTTTGGGTTTTTtgttatatgaatattatttcatttttactttgttaaagttgtagataaagttttgataattgaatatatgtttagtaaaaattgaaaaaaactgaaaaacataTGATCCATTAAAATATTCTTATCAAAGAATCTTTTTAGTAACGGAAAAGGTCCAAAAATAGCCCTAAACTATGGTAAGCTCACTTTTGTCCTCCGTTAGTAAACTGGGCAAAAAATATCCTCCCCGTTAGCACAATGGGCGTCCTCCAACCTAACGTCCCTCCACACAAGCCATTTTAATCCTACATGGCATCCACGTAGTTGTGACATGGCAGCCCCATAAACGGGCAACCTTCTAAACTCGCTCCGAAACCCATTTCCAAACAAAAACCCCATTTCATAACAAAAAACCCAATTTCTTCCTAGACCCTTCTTCCATGGAGATTTGAGAGTTGAGGTGATGATAAGATCGAGCAAGGTTTAACAACACAAATTGAAGATCATCTAAAGATATTCAAGTAATTTTCCCTTCTATTCCCCAGCTTCTTTGTCTCGaacttcaatttttatttttattttgtaattttctaGGGTTTTGTCTTGTACTAGTATTTCTGACCAGATTTCTTAGTGTATAGtgtttgcatatgggtctggtaCTCTTTTTGTTTGTTATCTTTGTTGTTTCCTTATATGGTGTCACTTTGTGCCCTAGGTGTACATTGTCTTTGGCTGCAAATGTCCTTTTCACATATTTTATCATAGTCTGGTAGGGTTGGGTTGTTGAAATCGACAGAACCATGTGCATTTCTTCTTAaagacttttttttctttccacgGTAATCGACAGAAAAATTGTATCATAGACTGTGTGTGCTTCTCTTAAAGTGTGTgctgactatttttcttctcttaaAGTATGTGCTTTATTCTTTCCACTATATTATATGCAGTAATTTATTGTATgttcaatattttattatcaaAGGTGTTAAATTATTCATGTGGTCCCTCTATGTTTGCTTCTATGTCTATATTATAGATATTTCAATATGGGGGACTATGAAGAGCCAATTTCAGGTCAATATTAGTGTGAATTAGGTACTGATTGTGAATTGGATAATGATAAAAGTTCAGATTATGGTTCAGATACTAGTAAATATGATTTTGAAGAATTAGAGTCACTTAGGATACAAAAGGGTAAAGAAGTTAATGATAAGCTTAGTCACTACAAAGAGCTTGATAAGTCTATGAGATTTAAGGACTTGGAAGAGGCCAAAAAAGTCATGAACTTCTATGCTATTGCAAATTCCAAATCTTTGAAGCTtagaaaaagtgataaaataagaGTAAGGTATAGATGTGTAGTAGACTGCCCTTTTGTGTGCCTCATATCTGAAGATAAGAAGGGTCTTGGCTTTAAGATTAAAACATTGAAGACAAGGCACAACTGTGAAGATGCATTTGAGAATCCTAGAGccaaaacaaaaactttagctaaATATTTCAGGAGTAAGGTGCAGAATAACCTTAAGTACAAGATAAAGGATATGAAACTAGATTTGAAAAATCAATTTTTATTGAATGTACATAACTCCACATTGAAAAGGGCTAAGAGGATGGCACTTCAGCAATTGCAAGGAATCTTTTTAGATGACTATAACATATTAAAAGCATATACAAATGAGATTAGGGAGAGAAATCATGGTAGTAATATGGTTATCAATTTATCAAAAGATGCTATGGCTAAAGGTAAAAGAAGATTTCTTAGAATGTACATATGCTTCAATGCAATGAAGTTGGGGTTTAAAGAAGGGTTGAGACCAGTCATTGGACTAGATAGGACTTTCTTAAAGGGTTATTGCAATGGGCAATTATTGGTGGTTGTTGCACAAGATTGTCAGAATCATTTCTATCCTTGGCTTGGGCTGTAGTTGACAAGGAAAACACCTTGATATGGACATGGTTTCTCGAGCTGCTGAAACACTCATTAAATCTGAAAAATGGAACTAGTATTATCTTTATGTCTGATATGCAAAGGTACAACTTATGATTTTGCTTAACTGATTATTtctaattatatatttaaatttaCATATGCAGGGTCTATTGGAAGCAGTAAAAACTGTCCTCCTCTCTCAAATCATAGGTTTTGTGTGAGGCATATTGAAGCCAACCGGAGTAAGAGGATCAGAATTTCAGGAGAGATAAATAAATACCTATGACGGTCTGCTTGGAGAACTTATGAGGAGGACTTTAAAGATCAACTAAAGAGTCTTGGTGAATTGTCTGTTGATGCTTCCAAGGAGTTGCTTAGGTATCCACCACAGAATTGGTGTATGTCATACTTTGATACATTGTGCAAATATCAGATGATGGACAATAATTTTACAAAGTCCTTCAACTCTTGGATCTTAGAAGCAAGAGGCAAGCTTATCCTGAAGATGCTTGAGGATATTAGAATCAAGGTCATGAACAGGTTGAGAGAGAAGGAAGAAGAAGCTAGAACATGGGGAGATGAGTTTAGTCCTAACTGCATGAAGTTGTATGCTGCTTATTTGAAGGTAGCCAACTTATGTACTGTTCATTTCAATGGTAAAACTGGCTATGAGGTTTCTGAGGGTGATGATAGACATAGAGTGAACCTAGTGGAGAAAAAATGCACTTGTAGATCCTGGCAGTTGACTGGCATCCCATGCCCGCATGCCATCAGGGCACTAAAATACAAGATAGAGGATCCAATGACTGAAATTAGTTGGTGGCACAACAAGGAAGCTTATTTGGTGACATATAGGGCCAAGTTGATGCTTGTTAAAGGTGAAAAGTTCTGGAAAGTATTACCAGAACATGCTATGGACCCTCCTCCACTTGCCAAAACTGTTGGAAGGCCAAAAGTCAAAAGAAATAGGGAGAATGATGAGGCTAACAAGAGACAACGAGATTGGACTGCATCAAGAAGGGGAACTAGAATGGCATGCAGCATTTGTGGTGAATTGGACCACAATTCAAGGACATGCAAGGTACTTGCTTCTTAACTTATCTTTGTTCTTATAGCAGATTGCAGTTATTTAATAGAAAGTTTTTCATTTTAATAGGTTGGTGTTGAAGGAAATATTGAGGATGTTAGTTGTTCAGCCCCTCAACCAACTCAACCAACACAAGAAGGTGAACATGAAAGTGAATTTGTATTCATGCCTACACCAAGAGTTCCAAGACACAAAACAGAACCCTTTGGTGATGGTAGTGAGCATGAAAGTGGCCCTGCTTTAATGCCTAAGATTATTTCTGAAGATCAAACACGACTACTGATGAGGCAGCAACAATTGACCTCAGAAGAAACAAGAGTCATCTCTTTCGGAGGAGATCATACCGGTGTGAGTTATCCCACTGATCTTCCTTACTCACCTACTAAGCTCACTTGGAAAGGCAAAGAAGTTGTGACTTGAAATCAATTGGAAGtagcaaaacaaaagaaagttggGAAGTTGAAGTGTAGGAAACTCAATGGGAACGCACAAATCTAGGAATCTTGGTTATTGTATGTAGTTGCAAATTTGGGAACTCAGAGAAccctttttttttatgttttggtttGTACTGTAATATTACAGCAGTGCTGTTTGGTTTAGTAGTAGTTTTGTAAACATGTTTTGATGGTTGGACATTGTTGTTTTGTAGCAGCAGTACTGATATTTTAATATTACGGCAGTACTGATATTTTACAACAGTTTAGTTattttgtttcaactattttgacAGTGTTTTTTTCTGCAAATTTGGACAGTGTTTTGTTTACAGTAGTGTTTTGCAAATCTGGACAGTTTGGACAGTTTTTTATTTACAACAGTATTTTGCAAATCTGGACagtaattttttttgcaaatcTGGACAGTTTTTGACAATTTAATAgtacaattatttatttattttttgcaaaACTGGACAGTTTAATATTACagcagtattttttttttttgcaaaattgGATAGTTTTGGACAGTTCAATATTACAgcagtgtttttttttttcaaaactggACAGTTTTGGACAATTCAATATTacaacagtttttttttttttgcaaatctgGACAATTTAATATTACAGCAACATTTTTTTACAAATCTGGACAGTGTAGTGGTCTTGGCAGTGAAATAGATTCATATGCAGAGTCAACAACAATCAATTATCATTGTccaaataaaacaacaacaagaagCCTCCTTGTTCAACTGTAATTGCAGTATGCTAGTTATCTCTTAAGTTATTTTTACCATAATGCTCTTGCAGTCATGCTTACTATCCGTCACTTTGAAGAGTTGGAAACATACTACAACATACTAAACATATATAGATTCATTTCATTACCCCTATAACTAAACCAAAATACTACTACAGCATATTAAAACAACATACATTCACTTCATCATCCCTAAGACAACCAAAGCAAATAATAAATCCCATGAAACCAAAATGATAtttctcatcttcttcacttTGACCTCTAACTTACTAGCTTTTTAAGCTTCCACAAGTTAAAATTGCTCCatttcatcaagtttcatcttcaAAGTATGCCTTTTAACCTTCATAACATCTTCCATTTCATCAAACAAGTTCTTAGAGCCCCTTTGAACCATCGTAGCTTATTCCATGAGGTACACTTTATTCCTCAAATTGTTCCTCTCGACCTTAGCAGTATCaagtttaatttttaaattttttatcacCATCACCGCTCGATGGGATACAttgacaatgaaaaaaaagacagtgaatacaatgaaatacataaaatacaacgaaatacattgaattacaatgaataAAAAggcaatgaatacaatgaaatacatgaaaatacattgaaatatattaacagaaaatcaagttgctcagccccaaactctgtcgtctttgttcaagaataaACCCTAATTTCCAGCGAATCCGCCGTTCACCGGAAGCCCGTAGTGAAAACGCACCGCCTTGGTCCGGCGATGGTGCCTTCAATGGCAAAAAACAACGTCAAAGCCTTCAATGCCATATCTCAAAAGATGTAGAAATCACAGAAACTTATATCCTTAAATAACGAATTGATTGATAAAGACGAATTAAGGATATCATAGAAACTTATATCCTTCAAAGCCTTCAAGACTTCAATGACGAATTGAGGAAGGAAGAGGAACAGTGAATTCAATGGGTGGTTTTGCCCCTCTCTGTCATTCTCCGTCGTCGATGATCACTCAAATGAAAATTTTCCGAGACAATTGAGATGAATCAGTGGAGAattgtggttgtattcatggaGAAAGACTGGCGTTGCAAGAGAGGGTGGAGAAaatctgaaagaatgagagagaaaaataatacaaagtgTATTTTATGGTTTAAGGGTAGGAGatgaccataaatagatatttgactataaaaatcaaaaagtatctatgaaatataatttttttgaaaagatatttatttaaaataaataaagtatcaACTTTTGCTATAGGAGATAAAAATTCcttattatttttaacattttcAAACTATGATCAATCACGAGGAAAAAACACTAGTGGGAGTAGTTGGAGAATGGGTAACGAGGGATCTGCAACTATGCATGTGGACTAAATTAGGAATATGTTCATTCTACAAACATCAAATGGAATTATCGAGTAATTTAAGATTCAAATTTCACCAAAAGTCTTCCATGTTCTCTTTATTTACCACATGCTATTTTTTTAGGCCTGAATTAATTATTACTAAAAGTCAATATGTAAATGCAACGAGTTAATTGAAAGTTACTACACTCATACTTCTATTCTATATAACATATCCCTATATAACAACAcgtcactataaaagccaagctttTCCGGAAttaatatttatgttatgttataatatatattctctATAACAGCATTTGTTATAACATCCAAAAGTATTCGAAACAAACGAGGctttatagagaggtttgactataCTCCTTCCGTTTCAGTTTATaaaaacctattttctttttggttcgCTAAAAAAGGATGACTTTTTTCTAAATTTGTAAATACTTTAACTTAAATATAATAGTCTACTATCAATTAAAAGTTTTTATAGCCTTATAAATCTTCTGAGATGTTTAACATTACAAGTTTCAAAATAATTgtagccacacaaatattatgattTATTTAATATCATAAGTTTTAAAAGATAAgtattactttcttaaacttggtgTCCAATCAAAAAAGTTTATACAAATTCAAATCGAGAAAGTAATGTTTTTGTATTACGTCCTTAGAGA
Above is a window of Nicotiana tabacum cultivar K326 chromosome 8, ASM71507v2, whole genome shotgun sequence DNA encoding:
- the LOC142162946 gene encoding uncharacterized protein LOC142162946; this translates as MGDYEEPISDYGSDTSKYDFEELESLRIQKGKEVNDKLSHYKELDKSMRFKDLEEAKKVMNFYAIANSKSLKLRKSDKIRVRYRCVVDCPFVCLISEDKKGLGFKIKTLKTRHNCEDAFENPRAKTKTLAKYFRSKVQNNLKYKIKDMKLDLKNQFLLNVHNSTLKRAKRMALQQLQGIFLDDYNILKAYTNEIRERNHGSNMVINLSKDAMAKGKRRFLRMYICFNAMKLGFKEGLRPVIGLDRTFLKGYCNGQLLVVVAQDWSIGSSKNCPPLSNHRFCVRHIEANRNQLKSLGELSVDASKELLRYPPQNWCMSYFDTLCKYQMMDNNFTKSFNSWILEARGKLILKMLEDIRIKVMNRLREKEEEARTWGDEFSPNCMKLYAAYLKVANLCTVHFNGKTGYEVSEGDDRHRVNLVEKKCTCRSWQLTGIPCPHAIRALKYKIEDPMTEISWWHNKEAYLVTYRAKLMLVKGEKFWKVLPEHAMDPPPLAKTVGRPKVKRNRENDEANKRQRDWTASRRGTRMACSICGELDHNSRTCKVGVEGNIEDVSCSAPQPTQPTQEGEHESEFVFMPTPRVPRHKTEPFGDGSEHESGPALMPKIISEDQTRLLMRQQQLTSEETRVISFGGDHTGVSYPTDLPYSPTKLTWKGKEVVT